The Planococcus halocryophilus nucleotide sequence GCCTTATAATATGGCCTTTTGAATGTATTTTTTTCTAACAAACTCACTTTCCCTTTTAGTACTGCTAACTTCTTTAAAATAGGAATTCTAAATGTAACTTAGTTAGACTTATGTTACATTCAAATCCCTGGTTCGTTATTGGTATATTATTCCTAAAATGCCTAGGAAAGGGCAATGATAAATGCTATAGTCAAAAGGCTCGGAAATTTCATTAAACTGGCCATAGCTATTTGAGGAGGCGTTCATTATGACAAAAAAAATCACCGTTACCATCAATGAGTACAAGGGGATAACGCTTAATTAACTTTTCTATTTCGCGTTCCCCGAAAATCGAAAGGGGAAAATTATGAATACAGAAAATGTGAAAATCGTCGAATTAAACACAGAAAACTGGTATGACTGCTGTGAACTAGAGGTATCTGAAGAACAAACGCAATACATGGAACCAAATGCCGTATCGATCGCTCAGTCAAAGTTTGAAACTAGCTTAAAACCTTATGCCATCTACACAGGCGATAAAGCGGTTGGCTTTTTGATGTATAACTCTGTTCCGGAGGAACTTGACGGCTATTGGGTATACCGAATAATGGTAGACAAAGCCTTCCAAGGCCAAGGAATCGGGAAAGCTGCAACTAAATTGATGATTACTGAGATGGCCAAATCACTGAATGCCACAAAAATTGTGGTCGGCTATCACCCAGACAACTTGAATGCCCATAATTTATATGCGAGTTTGGGATTTGAGAACCATGGAGATCGGTTTGGCAAAGAAATGGCCGTTGTAAAACAGCTAATCGATTAATAAATTAAAACCACATTTTAGTGAAAGGGCCTTTTTAAAGGTCCTTTTTCTTTTATAAAAAATCAGTATTTCCTTTGTTCTGAATGTAACTTAATTGCTATTAAGTTACATTCAAAAAGTATTTTAAGCAGTCTTCTTTTTGGATAAATAAGAAACCATCTGCTTTCAGACTTCGTCTAATCTTACGTATGAAAAAAGGAGAAGTTGCATGAAGAAAAGGAAGATTTA carries:
- a CDS encoding GNAT family N-acetyltransferase encodes the protein MNTENVKIVELNTENWYDCCELEVSEEQTQYMEPNAVSIAQSKFETSLKPYAIYTGDKAVGFLMYNSVPEELDGYWVYRIMVDKAFQGQGIGKAATKLMITEMAKSLNATKIVVGYHPDNLNAHNLYASLGFENHGDRFGKEMAVVKQLID